In the genome of Capsicum annuum cultivar UCD-10X-F1 unplaced genomic scaffold, UCD10Xv1.1 ctg73607, whole genome shotgun sequence, the window agaagtcctatgccgatgttaaaAGAAGGGACTTAGAATTTGAGATTGATGATCGGGTATTTCtgaaagtctcccctatgaagggagtcatgcgttTTGGGAAGAAAGGCAAGCTGAGTCCTTGCTATATAGGACTATACCAGATTATGAGAATGATAGGTGGAGTTGCGTAtaagttagagttgcctacaaaTCTGGGTTCCGTCCATCCAATATTTcatatatccatgttgaagaagtgtagtAAAGACATATCTTTAGTGTTTCCTGTAGAGGAGATTAAAGTGTCAGACtccctatcttatgaagaagagccaATTGCAAtcctagatcgccaagttcggaAGTTAAGAAGCAAAGATATTATTTTGGTTAAGGTGTTATGGAGAAACCATAAagttgaagaagccacttgggaatcagAGAATGACATGAGGGATAGATACCCAAACTTATTTGATCCGGCGAATAAGAAGATGGAAGGTACaattttttccttattcttttatgccttagtatgcttgaaattgtgCTTGCCTGTgttccgcatcatcattcggggatgaatgatcctaaggggggataatgtaacgtcCCGCAGAATTGGCGCATGTGTTCCCTCGCAGTGGTGTGCATAAAAAATTGGAAACTAGaataattttctaagtgtaaaagggacttagtctcatttttggctcataaactttgatgaattattttgcgACATTCTCGACATCTGTTTCTTGATTTTTGAGATGCGTTATGATCGGGGGTGTCGGGGGCACATCTCgagtaagttttagaatttttagacgaGTTTAAGGTCGTGTTTGGGTTGGCAAAATAGTAGCAAAAGGCTATAAGCCCGCGTTGCCTCGCTTAGACCACCATTCTAAGAAGGGCGCTACCCATGCTAGACCGGGGGTCTAAGCAAGGTGCGGACCAGGCTAGAACGGGGGTCCAAGCAGGGCGCCGCCCTGGGTATAGACTTGGGCCAATTTTCAGCTTCCTTCTTTGactcattaagggtaaatgtggtatttttcaacaccttatcatcactaacacaggatttaatccctagaatactaaaataagattagtttctctcaaaatcaccaagaacactcatTAGGGTTTTAACCTAAAAATCcatatatctcaagattcaactgtgggttttagAAATTGACTGTAGATTCAAAATCCTCACactgtaggcttcaagaagcatccaTTAATTTCCTgtattgaggtacgtggggttcatcctaaaaactacatgggatATTGAATCCCTTGAACACGATTTaagttatcaagcatgaatttaaaagGGGTCTTGGAACCTATGCTTTAAATTTTGCATTATGGGTGTTTTGATAATGTCATTGTTTTGACCTTTAGGTCTTcttcccttaaattgatttacacctatatgtatatatatgatattgaagatttgattgagagcattgTTATTGAAATCTctgtttttgatgatttacagTTTGTGAACTTATTGAGAATGATTTGAGATGCATGCACAATGTTTTGAAAGTGATCTTTTCAATATTCAagaatttaatatgatttttatgatgacgagagggagtttcttgatatgattttcGTTCTTGTGTTAAGAGGAATAATTACATGTGATTTATATCTTCAGCATGACCACCTTGTGCATTTGAGATGTACATAAGTATAGGAAGTGTGTTCCACTCACTTGGCCTTATGTACATAAGTGTTAAAAGACACTTTTGCTATCTCACAAAATCCGTCAA includes:
- the LOC124894398 gene encoding uncharacterized protein LOC124894398; translation: MRFGKKGKLSPCYIGLYQIMRMIGGVAYKLELPTNLGSVHPIFHISMLKKCSKDISLVFPVEEIKVSDSLSYEEEPIAILDRQVRKLRSKDIILVKVLWRNHKVEEATWESENDMRDRYPNLFDPANKKME